One Heyndrickxia oleronia genomic window, TCCAAGGACACCAATCACTTGCTGTACGGCTTCAAATTCATCTAGCCCCTTAGGTAGGGCATAGTCATGACGAATAATTTCATATAGCTGTTCTTTTAACAATATAATAACCTCCTGATGTTACTTAAGATCGCTAGGTATGCATCCTTCCTTTGAGACATCAACCTTCCAAGTAAGGATGGTTGTGCTATCTCTAACATGATGATCTTGAATAGTGCGAGACAGCGAATGAACCATATCTTCGCAGGATAACTCGGTACCACTATGAAAGATTTTATCTGGCGTTGAAAAAGGATCACCTGGACATTCTACTAACCCATCTGTTGTTAAAAAGAGGTGATTTGAACCTTTTCGTAATTCTCTCGTTCCAGTCTATAGCACGGGACATCCAATTCAAATGTATTGACTTGACCAACCCACTCATAAAAATGTCTTTGGTTCAGTTGGTATTGACCTAATGCGGCAAGTTCGGGATGATGTAAGTAAAGCAGGCAATCTCCAATAGAAAACCACCACACGAATTGAGCTTTACGTACAACAATTAAACAAGCAGTCTCACCTTTTACCTCACGACAAGCTTGCAGGCATTCTTCCCCCTGAAAAATATGTAGAATCTTATGTTCTAATACTTTATTAAAATCTTTCTTAACAGCAGGGACTAAAACATCCACAATCTCCGCTTTCTTATTGGTGAATGTTTCAATAACCAACTCGGCACTTTCAGCAGAATAGTGGGCATCAAGGATCATTGCAAATTCCCAATCATTCTCTTCATCTACCCAAACGAGGCAGCCATCCTCGTTTTTATTTGAACCAGATGAGGAATTTCCCCCGAAACGCCCTACCGTAATAGGACCTACATTGTTGATAGTTGGTTCATCGACAAAGTTCCTTTCGCTTCCTACCCAATTAAATTGCTTCATCATTATTCTCCAAGAGGTCATTTTTGATTCGTTCACAAAGCTCAGATACTAATTGTTGATCTCCCATCGGAGCATCCGGCCAATCATGAACAGACATCGGTCCCCAATATTCCATCGGTGTGTTCGGATATCGGGGGACAAGATGCATGTGGAGATGAGGGACAGAATTTCCTGATACGAGGGAATAAATATGTTCTGCATTTTCCGTACGTAATAAAGCCTTACTCACTCTTGCTATGATCACTCCAAAAGCCTTCGCCTCATCCATATTCATATCACCAAGTGTAGGCACATGTCTTTTTAAATCAATCATAATATGGCCTAGATAGCAGGGCTCTCCACCATGATCGATATGACCGACATATACATATTCATCCTCGTAAATTGTCTTTCCAGCTGTTTGTATGGTTCCAGCATGCTTATCACAAATGAAACAATTCTTATCCAATATCCTCACCCCAACTTCGTATTTTCGGAATTATAACACAATTCGCAGCGGTTTCCTATATTATTACAGCAAACATTTATTTTCAGCCTAACATGACATTTCCCGGGAAAGTATGTAGAAGATTGGCAGATAGTTAAATGAGGATATCTAATGAAAAAACCTTGTGAGACTCTGGGAAAGAGTGGTCACAAGGTTTAAAAATAATAAGGTATAATTGCAAGAATCCAAACTAATTTATAATATATAATCTCTTAAATCCATCAAAATGTGCCTTCCAATAGGAGTTATCTAATGATGAAATTTGTACACCGTTATCACTCGCATGAATAAATTGATTATTTCCTATGTATATTCCTAAATGGGATATGCCTTTCTTGTACGTATCAGCAAAGAAGACTAAGTCGCCAAGCTGTGGTGTATTTATATAATATGAACGTCCGTAATATCCTTCGCTTGATGTACGTGGAATTTGAACTCCAGCTTGATTAAACGCATAATAAATGAATCCGCTGCAATCGAATCCAGAAGGATCAGCTCCTGCCCAAACATATGGAGTACCTAAGTATTTTTTCGCCACATCAATTAGCTTTTGACTTGAGTAACCTGTTGATGATGACCCATTATTTGGTGAAGTGATTTGATTCGAATTTGAATTAGTAATGAGTGTTTGTCCTACGTAGATTAGATCAGATGTTAAAGAGTTTAGTTTTTTCAATTCTTCAATGGTCATTCCAAATTCTAAGCTGATTTTTCCTAAAGTATCGCCTGCCTTTACGGTGTAGGTTGGGGCAGCTGGATTGACATCGCTTGCATTTGAAGTGGAATTTGAACCTGAATTTGAAACGGTTGATTGAGATACCTTCAACGTATCACCAGGGTAGATCAAATAGGAATTAAGATTATTCCATGTTTGAAGTTGAGCTAAAGTGATATTATGTAGGCTTGCAATTTTGGATAAGGTGTCGCCTGCTTTAACGACATATGTTTTTACTTGATTCTGATCAGAAACAGTTGGTTTGGAAACACTTTGCGATTGATTAGGTTTGGAACTGCTAGTAGATACGATTAAGGACTGATTAAGTAGAATATTATCCGACTTTAATTGATTCCATTCTTTTAACTTTGCTACAGATGTCCCGTATTTATTAGCAATTTTCCATAAGGTATCGCCCTTTTGAACCTTGTATGTATCTGCATATACAAATGCTTGCGGAGCAAGGGCGGTTGTAAGGATCGTGGTTGCAGCAACCGACACTAATGGTTTTTTCACAGCGTATTTCCCCTTCTTTCTCTATTATGTCTACTATTCTAGCAAATTTCGCGACCAAGGTACTACTAATTTTTAGAAAATATGAGAAAAGTCCTATCAAATAAAAATACATAGATAATTTTCTTCATGGATGATAGAGAGAATGAGTATAATAGAATTACGAAAAAATAAGGAGGTCTTTTTTTTGAAAAAAGCTATCTTTTTTATTTTGCTTTCATTATTCGTATTAGCTGCTTGTGAAAAAGAGCCGACACCTAATGAGAGATTCAATGAATATGTAAAGCTTTGGGAAAAAAATAATTTTGAGAAAATGTATTCAGATTATCTTTCATCTCATTCAAAGAAAGAATATAAATCGAAAGACTTTGTTGATAGATATCCGAAAATCTATAAGGATCTTGAGATTAAGGATGTAAAGATTACTTTTAAAAAGTTAAAGGAAGAGGACTATAAAAAGAAAGATAAGGTCTCTGTTCCAGTCAAACTATCGTTTCAAACGATGGCAGGCGCTGTAAATTATGAAGAAAAAGTGACGCTGAAAAAAGAGGAAAAAGATGATCAAGCCAATTGGTATATTGATTGGAAACCAAATTTAATTTTACCAGGACTTGAAAAGGGAGATAAAATTGTACCTGAAACGATTAGTCCGCAAAGGGGAGAAATCCGTGATCGTAACGGAAGTGGCTTAGCGATTAATGGAGAAATCTATGAGGTAGGAATTGTCCCTGAAAAAATGGGTGGTAAGGATGCAGAAGTGAAAAGCCAACTGGCTTCACTATTAAATATGTCTGTAGAGGAAATTGATAACAAGCTAAATGCTGGTTGGGTGAAACCGAACTTGTTTGTCCCAATTAAAAAGATTTCATCAGAGAATGAAGCCTTATTACAAAAATTATGGGCGCTACCGGGAGTAGATAAACAAGATACCTCGGGAAGAGTGTATCCATTCGGAGAAGCAGCTGCCCATTTAGTTGGCTATGTTGGTCCCATTACTGCGGAGGAATTAGAGAAGCAGAAAGGGAAGGGGTACACTGCGAACAGTGTTATTGGCAAACGTGGCTTAGAGCAATTATTTGAAGAGGATTTACGTGGAAAAGCCGGAGAAAAAATTTCGATTATCAAGTCGGATGGATCGGAAGAAGTGATTGCTGAAGAAGAAGTGAAAAACGGGAAAAATATTTCCGTAACGATTGATGGGGAGCTACAAAGCAGAATTTATAATGAAATGAAAGGAAATGCTGGTACAGCTGCTGCCATTCATCCATTAACTGGGGAAGTCCTATCATTGGTAAGTTCTCCATCCTTTGATCCGAATGCATTTGCTTTAGGACTATCAGGTGAAGAATATTCGAAGCTTGAAAAAGATCCATTACAGCCTTTAATTAACCGCTTCGCCCTGTCTTATGCACCGGGTTCAGCCATCAAGCCAATCACGGGCGCAATTGCCTTGCAAAATGGAACCTTAAAAACGACCGATACTAAAACGATTAGCGGCAAAACATGGGGAAAAGGTGGAAGCTGGGGTGGATATGAAATTAGTCGTGTCCATGCAACATCTGGCCCAATCAACATGGAAACCGCACTAATGTATTCGGATAATATCTTCTTTGCCCAGGCAGCACTCGATATGGGCGGAGATAAATTTGTTAAAGGATTAAAGAATTTCGGATTTGCTGAAGAAATTCCATTTACCTATCCTTTGAAAAAATCACAAATCTCATCAGATGGAACATTGAAGGATGGAGGAATTCTGCTTGCGGATACAGGCTATGGCCAAGGACAAATGCTTACCAATATCCTGCAGCTTGCAACCGCCTATACCCCATTTTTAAATGGAGGAGACATGCTGAAACCCTATCTTTTAGTAGGTGAAAAGAATACAGGAATCTGGAAGGAAAAAATCATTAGTCCAGAGAACGCACAAGCGGTCTCCAAAATGATGCGACAAGTAATCGCAGATCCACGTGGAACGGGGCATCGAGCAAACCTTCCAAACGTTGAACTAGCTGGAAAAACAGGAACAGCAGAACTCAAAAGCTCCAAAGAAGATAAAAACGGAAAAGAAAACGGCGTCTTCGTCGCTTACGATTCCAAAAACAAAGACCTCCTCATCGCCCTCCTCATCGAAGGCGTCCAAAAAGGCGGAGGCAGTAAAATCGTTGTAGAAAAAGTAGCAAATATCTTCAAATAGAGGGACAGCGGGTCGGTTCTCTCGTCCCCTTTGTGGGGACGAAAGAACCGACTTTTTTGTGTGGGACAGGGGGACGGTTCTCTTGTCCCTTTAGTGGGACGAAAGAACCGACCTCTTTTGGTGTGAGTGGGATTTAGAATTTGCGCGAAACAACATCAGATTCGTGCGAAAGAATCTAGAACTCGTGCGAATGGTCCTCAACTTCGCGCGAAAGAACCGATATTGTGTGAATCACCCTCCGATTCGTGCGAAAGAGACCAGAATTTGCGCGAAACAGTATCCGATTCGCGCGAAAGAATCTAGAACTCGTGCGAATGGCCCTCAAATTCGTGCGAAAGAATCGAAATCGTGCAAATCCATCCCCAATTCGTGCGAAAGAGACTAGAATTTGTGCAAAAGAACATCAAATTCGTGCGAAAGAATCGAAATCGTGCAAATCCATCCCCAATTCGCGCGAAAGAGACCAGAATTTGCGCGAATCAACATCAAACTCGCGCGAATCCCCCTCAAACTTCGCGCAACGGAATCGAGAATTCACTCAAACTTCTCCTCATCCCCAACGAAATCCATATACGCAAATCACTCCATCCACACTCAAAGAAAATGAATGATTTTCCACACTTTGGCACATTCTATAAATCCAGTTGAATTTTTTTCCTGGAATGGGGTGTGCTCGGTATGAAGAGGAAAATCGTAGTTACATTGGTTTTGGTGATTGAGATGGTTGTGCTTTTTTCTGTGATGCCATATGGTGCGGCGGAGGAGAGTACATTAGCCCCTGTTCAGTTAAGGATTCTTGAGACAACGGATTTGCATGGTCGGATGATGAATTTCGATTATGAGGAGAATAGATATACAGATGAATTTGGGCTGGTGCGGACGGCCAGCTTGATAAATAATGCTAGGGCTGAGGTACCGAATACGCTTTTATTTGATGTCGGTGATTTATTGCAAGGGAATGAGCTTGCTGAATTTGCTGCCAAAAAGGGGAAGGTGGAAGAGGGGAATTTACATCCCGTTTTTAAAGCGATGAACCTCCTTCATTATGATGCTGCGACATTTGGAAACCATGATTTCCACTACGGGTTTGATTTTCTGCATCATTCAATTTCAGGTGCGAATTTTCCTTATGTAAACGCGAATATCTTTATCAATGATTATAATAATACTGATTTTGATGATGTGAATTTTTATGAACCGTATGTCATTCTTCGGAAGAAAGTGGTGGATGCATTTGGCATTAAGCATCCGGTGAATATCGGGGTCATTGGTTTTGTCACACCTAAGGTGATGCAGTGGGAAAAGAAAAGCTTAGAAGGGATGGTCAAGGTTAAGGATATTGTCTCCACAGCCGAGTATTTCATTCCGAGAATGAAGGAGGAGGGGGCAGACATCATCATTGCACTCGCACATTCCGGACTTGACGCTACAAAGAACGAACAAGATGAAGTGTATCCGCTGAGTAAAATTGAGGGCATTGATGTTATCCTCTTTGGCCATCGACATGTCGTTTTTCCAGATCAATCGAGGTTCAAGAACATTGAAGGTGTAGACAATAAAGCAGGTACGATTAATGGAGTAGCAGGAGTAGAGGCAGGTAGCTGGGGGAATTACCTCGGAATCGTTGACCTCATTATTGAGCAGCAGGAAGGTAGATGGAGAGTCACTCAGTCAAAATCAAAGGCAGTCCCCATTGTGAAAACTATCAAGAAAAAAAAGAAAGCTACTGTTAGTAGTGATAAGTCCATTGTAGATGCCGTACGAGAAGATCATGAGAAAACGATCGAATATTATCAGAAGAAAACAGCCAGAAAAAAAAGAAAGTAACTTATTTGGAAAGGTTACTTTCTTTTTTGCATGCTCTGCCTATTGAGGTGTTTCAGTCTTTACACTCTCCGTAGTTGCCGGTAACTCTAAATGTTCTTTTAGACGATTGGAAACTGCTTGGCGTTCCTCCTCTGGTACAAGATAGTACCAAACGCCGTCGATCATTTTGCCGTCACCGTTAATTTGGAATTGTTTAATATTATGTCGAAGATCCTTATATTTACTTTGGATATCTACCATATCGTCTAATGTTAAATTCGTTTTTAAATTTTTCGAAACTGCATCAAGGATGTCATCATATGTCCAAAGAGAGGAGATGCTAGCCCCTTTTTCAAGGATAGAATCAATAATTTGACGCTGGCGCATTTGACGACCGAAATCACCACGTGGATCATCATGACGCATACGCGAATACTTTAATGCCTGACTACCATTTAAATGCAAATTACCAACAGCAAATGTTTCTTTCCCTGCCGTAAATTCCAAGTCATTTTTGACGTCGACTCCCCCTACAGCATTCACGACATCTTTAAATCCTTGCATATTGACCATCACATAATAATCAATTGGAATACCTAGAAATTTCTCTACCGTATCCATCGACATCTCGACATCACCAAAAGCATAGGCATGATTGATTTTATCGATGGTGCCTTTACCAACAATTTCAGTTCGTGTATCCCGAGGGATACTTAGCATTTCAACAGACTTTTTATTTGGGTTGACGGTAAGAACGATAATCGTGTCAGATCGTCCTTTATCATTTTTCCGTTTATCCACTCCGAGTAATAGTACGGAAAATGGATCACGTTCCTTTAGAGTAACTTCCTTTTCACGCTTCACTGGCTGCTCACGCTTCACGACTGGTTGATGAATTTTCTTCGCTGTCTGATTGATGTTGTGATACACCGAATAGGCGAAGGCGCCGCCACCTAAAATAAACACTCCTAAAATACTTAAAACGATGATTAATATTTTTTTCTTCCTACTTTTCTTTTCTTCCATAAATGTTTCCCTTTCTATGAATATTTGCCATACAAGGTCAAATGTATACGAAAAACGCCTGTTCAAGGCTAGTGTTCGTGATGAATTAGAACGGCTATGTAAATAAAGGGTTAAATTTAAATGTTTTCCATATATTTAAATCTATGTAACTAGGTCATTCGTACACTTTAGACCACTAGTCCTACTACACAAGAATAGCAGAAATAACCAAATGCGGAAAGAAGAAATCGAATGGAGTCGGATATTAAGGAAAATATGTCGAAAATGATGATCCTACTATATATATAAAATATGTTATTCTTAAATTAGCAGAATATTAATACAACTAGAGTAAGAAAAAATTATCAAACTTAAGGGGGAGCAGAATTGATCAAAAGAAGTGCAGCAATATTATTAATCTTTCTTTTAGCATTTTCTAGCACAGCATTAGGTGCAAGTCCAAAGGTGGCTTCACCGCAAACGGGAAAAATCAAAGCAAGCAATAATGAAAATGTTCGGGTCATTATTGAACTAAAAGATGATCCCAAAATTAATATCGCTACAGAAAAGGGCATGAAATTTAGCGAATTAAATGAAAAAACAAAAGAAGAGTTAGAAAATGACGCGATTAAGAGTCAGAATAAAGTGAAGACTCAAATTAGTGAGCAAAAAGTTAACGCCAAATTTCTACATAATTTTACAACAGTCGTCAATGGCTTTAGTGCAGAAATAAAACAAGGCGATATTGCAAAAGTAGAAAAAATTCCGAACGTAAAAAGAGTCCAAGTAGTTCATAAGTATGATATGCCAAAAGTTCAACCAGAAATGAAATATAGTAAAGAGCTTGTACAGGCTCAAAAGGCATGGAGAACAACTGGATTTAAAGGTCAAGGTATGATCGTTGGAATTATCGATACAGGCATTGACTATAATCATAAAGATATGAAACTATCAGATGATGCTTCCGCAACACTCACAAAGGATGGAGTGACGAAGCTTAAGCTAGCGAATAATCTTCCAGGAAAATACTATACGGCGAAGGTACCATATGGCTATAACTATATGGATAAAAACAGCGATATCATTGATAGTACCGCAGGAGCATCGATGCATGGAATGCACGTAGCGGGTACAGTTGCAGCAAATGGCGACGAGGAAAATGGTGGAATTCAAGGAATCGCACCTGAAGCACAGCTACTTGCATTAAAGGTGTTTGGAAATGATCCTGAAATGAAGAGTACGTATAGTGATGTCTATGTAAAAGCGATTGATGATGCGATCAAGCTTGGAGCAGATGTCCTTAATATGAGCTTAGGATCAACTGCAGGATTTGTCGCCGCTGATGATCCTGAACAGGAAGCGATCAAACGCGCAACTGATAGTGGAATTCTTATGTCAATCTCTGCTGGGAACTCAGCACTTTTAGGAGAGGGATATAGTACTCCATTTGCATCCAACCCAGATTATGGGGTGGTCGGTTCACCAGGTTTAGCAACTGAATCACTTCAGGTTGCAGCCTATGAAAATACAAATATGGATGTAGATGCATTATCATATACCGTTGATGGACAGGATCCGGTGAGTGCCGCCTTTTTATCAGCTGGAAGTACTCATCCGAAAGACTATACGCAAAAAAGCTTTGAAATCTTAGATGCAGGATTAGGAAAAGCAGAAGAATTTGCAGGTAAGGATTTTAAAGGAAAATACGCTCTTGTTCAACGTGGAGAGATCGCTTTTACAGATAAAGCATTAAATGCTCAAGCAGCAGGAGCAATCGGGGTCATTATTTACAATAATTCTGATGGAATCGTGAATATGGCAACTGATGCTAAGATTACCATTCCTTATTTGTTCATGTTAAAGAGTGATGGGGATAACATCAAAGCGGCTTTAGCTGGTGGCAAAAAAGTAACTCTTGATTTTAAAGGGGAGCAGCAGACAATTACGAATCCTGATGCAGGAAAAATGAGTGCGTTCTCCTCATGGGGATTAACACCAAGCCTTGATTTCAAACCAGAAATCACTGCACCAGGTGGACAAATTTTATCAACATTAAACAATAATAAATATGGATTGATGAGTGGAACATCGATGGCAGCACCACATGTTTCAGGCGGTGCAGCACTTGTACTTGAGCGTGTTCGCAATCAATTAAATGGAACGATGAAAAATGCTGAGCGCGTGAAGCTAGCGAAAAATCTTTTAATGAATACAGCATCACCAGTTACATTGAACAATGTGTTCGTCTCTCCAAGACGTCAAGGTGCAGGCTTAATGCAGTTAAATGCTGCACTAACAACACCAGTGATTGTCACTGATTCGAAAACAAATGAAGCAAAAGTAGCTTTAAAAGAAGTAAAATCGGATTTTGTCACATTCGAATTAACAGCGAAAAACTTAACAGATAAAGAAGTAACGTATGAGGCACATGCAAATGCCCAAACAGATAAAACTGTCTCTAAAGACAATCAATTATTCGTACAGCCAAATACACAAGGTTCACTTGATTTAGTAAAAGCAGGCCTTGCGTATGTAACAGTGAACGGTGCAGAAACGTCCACTATTAAAATTCCAGCAAATAGCACAGCAAAAGTAGAAGTGAGAGTTAGTGTAGTAAAAGGAGATACTGATTTAAGTAAGCAATTCCCTAATGGATATTGGTTAGAAGGATTTGTTACATTCAAAGATCCATCTGATAAAAATCCAGAATTAACTGTTCCATATACTGGATTTAAAGGGGAATGGGATGCAGCACCGATCTTTGATCAGCCATCTTGGGAAGCTCGCTCATTCTATGGAGTGACAGGTGTAACTA contains:
- a CDS encoding protein phosphatase 2C domain-containing protein, giving the protein MMKQFNWVGSERNFVDEPTINNVGPITVGRFGGNSSSGSNKNEDGCLVWVDEENDWEFAMILDAHYSAESAELVIETFTNKKAEIVDVLVPAVKKDFNKVLEHKILHIFQGEECLQACREVKGETACLIVVRKAQFVWWFSIGDCLLYLHHPELAALGQYQLNQRHFYEWVGQVNTFELDVPCYRLERENYEKVQITSF
- a CDS encoding HIT family protein; translated protein: MDKNCFICDKHAGTIQTAGKTIYEDEYVYVGHIDHGGEPCYLGHIMIDLKRHVPTLGDMNMDEAKAFGVIIARVSKALLRTENAEHIYSLVSGNSVPHLHMHLVPRYPNTPMEYWGPMSVHDWPDAPMGDQQLVSELCERIKNDLLENNDEAI
- a CDS encoding peptidoglycan endopeptidase, encoding MKKPLVSVAATTILTTALAPQAFVYADTYKVQKGDTLWKIANKYGTSVAKLKEWNQLKSDNILLNQSLIVSTSSSKPNQSQSVSKPTVSDQNQVKTYVVKAGDTLSKIASLHNITLAQLQTWNNLNSYLIYPGDTLKVSQSTVSNSGSNSTSNASDVNPAAPTYTVKAGDTLGKISLEFGMTIEELKKLNSLTSDLIYVGQTLITNSNSNQITSPNNGSSSTGYSSQKLIDVAKKYLGTPYVWAGADPSGFDCSGFIYYAFNQAGVQIPRTSSEGYYGRSYYINTPQLGDLVFFADTYKKGISHLGIYIGNNQFIHASDNGVQISSLDNSYWKAHFDGFKRLYIIN
- a CDS encoding penicillin-binding transpeptidase domain-containing protein, with product MKKAIFFILLSLFVLAACEKEPTPNERFNEYVKLWEKNNFEKMYSDYLSSHSKKEYKSKDFVDRYPKIYKDLEIKDVKITFKKLKEEDYKKKDKVSVPVKLSFQTMAGAVNYEEKVTLKKEEKDDQANWYIDWKPNLILPGLEKGDKIVPETISPQRGEIRDRNGSGLAINGEIYEVGIVPEKMGGKDAEVKSQLASLLNMSVEEIDNKLNAGWVKPNLFVPIKKISSENEALLQKLWALPGVDKQDTSGRVYPFGEAAAHLVGYVGPITAEELEKQKGKGYTANSVIGKRGLEQLFEEDLRGKAGEKISIIKSDGSEEVIAEEEVKNGKNISVTIDGELQSRIYNEMKGNAGTAAAIHPLTGEVLSLVSSPSFDPNAFALGLSGEEYSKLEKDPLQPLINRFALSYAPGSAIKPITGAIALQNGTLKTTDTKTISGKTWGKGGSWGGYEISRVHATSGPINMETALMYSDNIFFAQAALDMGGDKFVKGLKNFGFAEEIPFTYPLKKSQISSDGTLKDGGILLADTGYGQGQMLTNILQLATAYTPFLNGGDMLKPYLLVGEKNTGIWKEKIISPENAQAVSKMMRQVIADPRGTGHRANLPNVELAGKTGTAELKSSKEDKNGKENGVFVAYDSKNKDLLIALLIEGVQKGGGSKIVVEKVANIFK
- a CDS encoding metallophosphoesterase gives rise to the protein MKRKIVVTLVLVIEMVVLFSVMPYGAAEESTLAPVQLRILETTDLHGRMMNFDYEENRYTDEFGLVRTASLINNARAEVPNTLLFDVGDLLQGNELAEFAAKKGKVEEGNLHPVFKAMNLLHYDAATFGNHDFHYGFDFLHHSISGANFPYVNANIFINDYNNTDFDDVNFYEPYVILRKKVVDAFGIKHPVNIGVIGFVTPKVMQWEKKSLEGMVKVKDIVSTAEYFIPRMKEEGADIIIALAHSGLDATKNEQDEVYPLSKIEGIDVILFGHRHVVFPDQSRFKNIEGVDNKAGTINGVAGVEAGSWGNYLGIVDLIIEQQEGRWRVTQSKSKAVPIVKTIKKKKKATVSSDKSIVDAVREDHEKTIEYYQKKTARKKRK
- a CDS encoding LytR family transcriptional regulator, with translation MEEKKSRKKKILIIVLSILGVFILGGGAFAYSVYHNINQTAKKIHQPVVKREQPVKREKEVTLKERDPFSVLLLGVDKRKNDKGRSDTIIVLTVNPNKKSVEMLSIPRDTRTEIVGKGTIDKINHAYAFGDVEMSMDTVEKFLGIPIDYYVMVNMQGFKDVVNAVGGVDVKNDLEFTAGKETFAVGNLHLNGSQALKYSRMRHDDPRGDFGRQMRQRQIIDSILEKGASISSLWTYDDILDAVSKNLKTNLTLDDMVDIQSKYKDLRHNIKQFQINGDGKMIDGVWYYLVPEEERQAVSNRLKEHLELPATTESVKTETPQ
- a CDS encoding S8 family serine peptidase, which gives rise to MIKRSAAILLIFLLAFSSTALGASPKVASPQTGKIKASNNENVRVIIELKDDPKINIATEKGMKFSELNEKTKEELENDAIKSQNKVKTQISEQKVNAKFLHNFTTVVNGFSAEIKQGDIAKVEKIPNVKRVQVVHKYDMPKVQPEMKYSKELVQAQKAWRTTGFKGQGMIVGIIDTGIDYNHKDMKLSDDASATLTKDGVTKLKLANNLPGKYYTAKVPYGYNYMDKNSDIIDSTAGASMHGMHVAGTVAANGDEENGGIQGIAPEAQLLALKVFGNDPEMKSTYSDVYVKAIDDAIKLGADVLNMSLGSTAGFVAADDPEQEAIKRATDSGILMSISAGNSALLGEGYSTPFASNPDYGVVGSPGLATESLQVAAYENTNMDVDALSYTVDGQDPVSAAFLSAGSTHPKDYTQKSFEILDAGLGKAEEFAGKDFKGKYALVQRGEIAFTDKALNAQAAGAIGVIIYNNSDGIVNMATDAKITIPYLFMLKSDGDNIKAALAGGKKVTLDFKGEQQTITNPDAGKMSAFSSWGLTPSLDFKPEITAPGGQILSTLNNNKYGLMSGTSMAAPHVSGGAALVLERVRNQLNGTMKNAERVKLAKNLLMNTASPVTLNNVFVSPRRQGAGLMQLNAALTTPVIVTDSKTNEAKVALKEVKSDFVTFELTAKNLTDKEVTYEAHANAQTDKTVSKDNQLFVQPNTQGSLDLVKAGLAYVTVNGAETSTIKIPANSTAKVEVRVSVVKGDTDLSKQFPNGYWLEGFVTFKDPSDKNPELTVPYTGFKGEWDAAPIFDQPSWEARSFYGVTGVTTSIGDDFDFIGVNPRTGKVDPNTIAFSPDGDGVQDNAVPILSFLRNAKEVKYVVLDKDRKEIRTLRTDKNARKDGYDSGQSTQFHLDIETGWDGKINGQVAKEGQYYLAVTGVIDYPEAQPQTIVLPVKVDVTKPKLEASFNSETQTVSVQASDNQGGSGLAYWDVLVDGKSVTNEAYYSMDDHKHTLEKIVAPDQELKVVAYDNAGNKTEQVITYGTDVTKPAIHLLTPEFMDALNTKEVEFSGYVTDKSKVTSLKIGDQKVDLKETEANKYEFSTTLKVKKDGIYETKLIAYDASGNFHEINRPYIVDTTAPKLKVKGTKATVDKDTDKVRVSLDVQDNFDDIRVYVNDSEIFAQELKEPYQMRAFNKTIEYDVNLNEGENTFVFKVVDIAGNETTKEVKIKRGK